The Panthera uncia isolate 11264 chromosome C1 unlocalized genomic scaffold, Puncia_PCG_1.0 HiC_scaffold_3, whole genome shotgun sequence genome includes a region encoding these proteins:
- the ERFE gene encoding erythroferrone, producing MAPARRPARARLLLVCAGLLAAAVGFVSPEPGEPAESRARQEPRPGNELPAENRAGPPARPPEPPAEGTHGIEPRDAWMLFIRQSDKGVNGKRGGRGKAKKLKLGFPGPPGPPGPQGPPGPIIPPEVLLKEFQLLLKGAVRQRERAEPEPCTRGPAAGAAAPREDEEAAAGDAGVLALLAAPLAPGPRAPRVEAAFHGRLRRDASVERRALHELGGYYLPDAEGAFRRGPGLNLTSGQYTAPVAGFYALAATLHAALTEQPRRGPPRPRDRLRLLICIQSRCQRNASLEAVMGLESSSELFTISVNGVLYLQMGQYASVFLDNASGSSLTVRSGSHFSAVLLGV from the exons AtggcccccgcccgccgccccgccAGGGCCCGCCTGCTCCTCGTCTGTGCGGGCCTGCTGGCCGCCGCCGTGGGCTTCGTCTCCCCGGAGCCCGGAGAGCCCGCCGAGAGCCGCGCCCGCCAGGAGCCGCGGCCCGGGAACGAGCTGCCGGCGGAGAACCGCGCggggccgcccgcccgcccgccg GAGCCCCCGGCCGAGGGGACACACGGCATCGagcccagggatgcctggatgcTCTTCATCAGGCAGAGTGATAAAGGCGTCAATGGCaagaggggaggcagaggcaagGCCAAGAAGCTGAAG CTTGGCTTCCCAGGGCCCCCGGGGCCCCCTGGTCCCCAGGGCCCCCCTGGCCCCATCATCCCACCTGAAGTGCTGCTGAAGGAGTTCCAGCTGCTGCTGAAAG GCGCGGTGCGGCAGCGGGAGCGCGCGGAGCCCGAGCCCTGCACGCGCGGCCCCGCGGCGGGCGCGGCCGCCCCGCGGGAGGacgaggaggcggcggcgggggaCGCGGGCGTGCTGGCCCTGC TGGCCGCGCCCCTGGCCCCGGGCCCGCGGGCGCCGCGCGTCGAGGCCGCCTTCCACGGCCGCCTGCGCCGGGACGCGTCGGTGGAGCGGCGCGCGCTGCACGAGCTGGGCGGCTACTACCTG CCCGACGCCGAGGGCGCCTTCCGCCGCGGCCCCGGCCTGAACCTGACCAGCGGCCAGTACACGGCGCCCGTCGCCGGCTTCTACGCGCTCGCCGCCACGCTGCACGCGG cgcTCACCGAGCAGCCCAGGCGGGGGCCGCCGCGCCCCCGGGACCGCCTGCGCCTGCTCATCTGCATCCAGTCCCGGTGCCAGCGCAACgc CTCCCTGGAGGCTGTCATGGGCCTGGAGAGTAGCAGCGAGCTCTTCACCATCTCCGTAAACGGTGTTCTGTACCTGCAG
- the KLHL30 gene encoding kelch-like protein 30 translates to MVRNVDDLDFRVPSHAQDTLDGLQRLRSQPQLADLTLLVGGRELPCHRALLALSSPYFHAMFAGNFAESFSARVELRDVEPAVVGQLVDFVYTGRLTVTQGNVEALTRAAARLHFPAVQKVCGRYLQHQLDATNCLGICEFGEQQGLPGVAAKARAFLRENFEAVAREDEFLQLPRDRLATCLAGELLQVQPDQSRLEALLRWARHDPQARAVHLPELLSLVRLDAVPRPRVQHLLATEPLIRGSEECRVALSQGHDEALPGLPQKLQEVLVVVGGRALEDEEGAEEATPHGRNFAFYNTKAKKWMVLPDFPDYHKWGFSLTALNNTIYVTGGSRGTKTDTWSTTQAWCFPLKEAAWKPVTPMLKARTNHASVALNGEIYAIGGTTLDVVEVESYDPYTDTWTPISPALKYVSNFSAAGCQGRLYLVGSSACKYNALALQCYNPVTDLWSVIASPFLPKYLSSPRCAALQGTLYLVGDNTKKVYMYDPGANLWQKVQSLHSLHENGALVPLGDTLYVTGGRWQGVDGDYHVEMEVYDRGRDAWTHHGALPRLWLYHGASTVFLDVSKWTQPFSPTQEH, encoded by the exons ATGGTGCGGAACGTGGACGACCTGGACTTCCGCGTGCCCTCGCACGCCCAGGACACGCTGGACGGCCTGCAGCGGCTGCGCTCCCAGCCCCAGCTGGCCGACCTCACGCTGCTGGTGGGTGGCCGGGAGCTGCCCTGCCACCGCGCCCTCCTGGCGCTGAGCAGCCCCTACTTCCACGCCATGTTCGCGGGCAACTTCGCCGAGAGTTTCTCGGCGCGAGTGGAGCTGCGGGACGTGGAGCCCGCCGTGGTGGGGCAGCTGGTGGACTTCGTGTACACGGGCCGGCTGACCGTCACGCAGGGCAACGTGGAGGCGCTGACGCGCGCGGCCGCCCGCCTGCACTTCCCCGCCGTGCAGAAGGTCTGCGGCCGCTACCTGCAGCACCAGCTGGACGCCACCAACTGCCTGGGCATCTGCGAGTTCGGGGAGCAGCAGGGGCTGCCGGGCGTGGCCGCCAAGGCCCGGGCCTTCCTGCGGGAGAACTTCGAGGCCGTGGCCCGGGAGGACGAGTTCCTGCAGCTGCCCCGGGACCGGCTGGCCACCTGCCTGGCCGGCGAGCTGCTGCAGGTGCAGCCGGACCAGAGCCGGCTGGAGGCCCTGCTGCGCTGGGCGCGTCACGACCCTCAGGCCCGGGCCGTCCACCTGCCCGAGCTGCTCAGCCTGGTGCGCCTGGACGCCGTGCCCAGGCCGCGCGTGCAGCACCTGCTGGCCACGGAGCCGCTGATCCGGGGCTCGGAGGAGTGTCGGGTGGCCCTGTCGCAGGGTCACGACGAG GCGCTGCCGGGCCTCCCGCAGAAGCTGCAGGAGGTTCTGGTGGTTGTGGGCGGGCGGGCACTGGAGGATGAGGAGGGGGCCGAGGAAGCCACCCCTCACGGCAGGAACTTCGCCTTCTACAACACCAAGGCCA agAAGTGGATGGTGCTCCCAGACTTCCCCGACTACCACAAGTGGGGCTTCTCCCTGACGGCACTCAACAACACGATCTATGTCACAG GTGGCTCCCGGGGCACCAAGACAGACACCTGGTCAACCACCCAGGCCTGGTGCTTCCCTCTGAAGGAGGCAGCCTGGAAGCCAGTGACACCCATGCTGAAGGCCCGCACGAACCACGCCAGTGTGGCGCTCAACGGGGAGATCTATGCCATCGGCG GGACCACTCTGGACGTGGTGGAGGTGGAGAGCTACGACCCCTACACAGACACCTGGACGCCCATCAGCCCGGCCCTCAAGTACGTCAGCAACTTCTCCGCGGCCGGCTGCCAGGGCAGGCTGTACCTGGTGGGCTCCAGCGCCTGCAAATATAACGCCCTGGCCCTGCAGTGCTACAACCCTGTCACAG ACTTGTGGAGCGTGAtcgcctctcccttcctccccaagtACCTGTCCTCGCCCCGCTGCGCCGCACTGCAGGGGACTCTCTACCTGGTCGGTGACAACACCAAGAAGGTCTACATGTACGACCCCGGGGCCAACCTGTGGCAGAAG GTGCAGTCCCTGCACAGCCTGCACGAGAACGGTGCGTTGGTGCCGCTGGGTGACACGCTGTACGTGACGGGGGGCCGCTGGCAGGGCGTGGACGGCGACTACCACGTGGAGATGGAGGTCTACGACCGAGGGCGGGACGCCTGGACCCACCACGGCGCCCTGCCCCGCCTCTGGCTCTACCACGGGGCCTCCACCGTCTTCCTGGACGTGTCCAAGTGGACCCAGCCCTTCAGCCCCACCCAGGAGCACTGA